The Rana temporaria chromosome 13, aRanTem1.1, whole genome shotgun sequence genome has a window encoding:
- the LOC120920101 gene encoding trichohyalin-like: protein REEERIREEERIREEERIREEERIREEERIREEERIREEERIREEERIREEERIREERIREEERIREEERIREEERIREEERIREEERIREEERIREEERIREEERIREEERIREERIREEERIREEERIREEERIREEERIREEERIREEERIREEERIREEERIREERIREEERIREEERIREEERIREEERIREEERIREEERIREEERIREEERIREEENRKNEERIREEERIREEERIREEERIREEERIREEERIREEERIREEERIREEERIREEERIREDERIREEERIREEERIREEERIREEERIREEERIREEERIREDERIREEERIREEERIREEERIREEERIREERIREERIREDERIREEERIREEERIREEERIREEERIREEERIREEERIREEERIREEERIREEERIREEERIREEERIREEERIREEERIREEERIREEERIREEERIREEENRKKEEARIRKEDMLTEVNAWLLAREREDERIREEERIREEARKEQEAIVREARLEGKREMAKLMELRLARKREEARVREARLEGKREKAKLMELRLARKREEDRVREEARIIENRKMEEAREQEQARIRDEARRREHARLIEENRMREEAWIRLKARLEEEARAREEARIFQSKFVLDQPQLKFQLIQQVSSYIRAVYIMASIRLVHVDKLKAIWMDNNAKVVLTKGRLN, encoded by the exons agagaggaggagaggataagagaagaggagaggataagagaagaggagaggataagagaggaggagaggataagagaggaggagaggataagagaggaggagaggataagagaggaggagaggataagagaggaggagaggataagagaggaggagaggataagagaggagaggataagagaggaggagaggataagagaggaggagaggataagagaagaggagaggataagagaagaggagaggataagagaggaggagaggataagagaggaggagaggataagagaggaggagaggataagagaggaggagaggataagagaggaggagaggataagagaggagaggataagagaggaggagaggataagagaagaggagaggataagagaggaggagaggataagagaagaggagaggataagagaggaggagaggataagagaagaggagaggataagagaggaggagaggataagagaggaggagaggataagagaggagaggataagagaggaggagaggatacgagaggaggagaggataagagaagaggagaggataagagaggaggagaggataagagaggaggagaggataagagaggaggagaggataagagaggaggagaggataagagaggaggagaggataagagaggaggagaacagAAAAAACGAGGAG aggataagagaggaggagaggataagagaggaggagaggataagagaggaggagaggataagagaagaggagaggataagagaggaggagaggataagagaggaggagaggataagagaggaggagaggataagagaggaggagaggataagagaagaggagaggataagagaagatgagaggataagagaggaggagaggataagagaggaggagaggataagagaggaggagaggataagagaagaggagaggataagagaggaggagaggataagagaagaggagaggataagagaagatgagaggataagagaggaggagaggataagagaggaggagaggataagagaagaggagaggataagagaagaggagaggataagagaggagaggataagagaggagaggataagagaagatgagaggataagagaggaggagaggataagagaagaggagaggataagagaggaggagaggataagagaggaggagaggataagagaagaggagaggataagagaggaggagaggataagagaagaggagaggataagagaggaggagaggataagagaggaggagaggataagagaggaggagaggataagagaagaggagaggataagagaggaggagaggataagagaagaggagaggataagagaggaggagaggataagagaggaggagaggataagagaggaggagaggataagagaggaggagaacagaaaaaaggaggagGCCAGGATAAGAAAGGAGGACATGTTAACGGAGGTAAACGCATGGCTGCTGGCCAGGGAAAGGGAGGatgagaggataagagaagaggagaggatacGTGAGGAGGCCAGAAAAGAGCAGGAGGCCATAGTGAGGGAGGCAAGGCTGGAAGGGAAAAGGGAGATGGCCAAATTGATGGAGTTAAGGCTGGCCAGGAAAAGGGAGGAGGCCAGGGTGAGGGAGGCAAGGCTGGAAGGGAAAAGGGAGAAGGCCAAATTGATGGAGTTAAGGCTGGCCAGGAAaagggaggaggacagggtgagggAGGAGGCCAGGATAATAGAGAACAGAAAAATGGAGGAGGCCAGGGAACAAGAACAAGCCAGAATAAGGGACGAGGCCAGAAGAAGGGAGCATGCAAGACTAATAGAGGAGAACAGGATGAGGGAGGAGGCCTGGATTAGACTGAAGGCCAGGTTGGAGGAAGAGGCCAGGGCGAGGGAAGAGGCCAGG